A genome region from Neptunomonas japonica JAMM 1380 includes the following:
- the gatC gene encoding Asp-tRNA(Asn)/Glu-tRNA(Gln) amidotransferase subunit GatC, producing the protein MALNRTDVEKIAHLARLQIDENDVPEYATNLSNILDLISQMQSIDTADVEPLAHPLDAVQRLRADSITEQNQREHLQSVAPSVENGLFLVPKVID; encoded by the coding sequence ATGGCTCTAAACAGAACCGATGTAGAAAAAATTGCACATCTGGCACGTCTGCAAATAGACGAAAACGATGTGCCTGAGTATGCGACAAACTTATCAAACATACTGGATCTAATCAGCCAGATGCAGAGTATCGACACAGCAGATGTTGAGCCACTCGCACATCCACTTGATGCCGTACAACGCTTAAGGGCAGACAGTATCACTGAGCAAAACCAGCGTGAGCATCTACAAAGTGTAGCTCCGTCTGTGGAAAACGGCCTATTTCTTGTACCTAAGGTCATTGACTAA
- the mreD gene encoding rod shape-determining protein MreD — MSERRNGGVLIVIGTLIVGFILSQMPLPAMFVWWRPEWVAMIVIYWVMALPHRFGIGMAWISGLALDVLKGSLLGMNALSLTMVAFITLILHKRLRMYPLWQQAMMVLVLVGINQLIFHWIQSLSGSTGDSLVFLLPALVSAILWPWVFVVLRGIRRTFHVN; from the coding sequence ATGAGTGAGCGACGTAATGGCGGTGTATTGATTGTTATCGGTACGTTAATTGTTGGCTTTATTCTCAGCCAGATGCCGTTACCCGCCATGTTTGTCTGGTGGAGGCCTGAATGGGTGGCCATGATCGTTATTTATTGGGTCATGGCTTTGCCACATCGTTTTGGTATAGGTATGGCCTGGATATCGGGGTTGGCCTTAGATGTATTGAAAGGTAGCTTGCTTGGTATGAATGCACTTTCATTAACGATGGTGGCATTTATCACATTGATACTGCATAAGCGACTAAGGATGTACCCTTTGTGGCAACAAGCGATGATGGTGTTAGTGCTAGTTGGGATTAACCAGTTGATTTTTCATTGGATACAGTCTTTATCGGGTAGTACTGGCGATAGCCTTGTTTTCTTGTTACCTGCCTTGGTTAGTGCCATTTTATGGCCATGGGTGTTTGTTGTGCTCAGGGGTATAAGGCGTACATTCCACGTTAACTGA
- the mreC gene encoding rod shape-determining protein MreC produces MVSDLNPSRTREARSVLSLVMTPIQWLVDMPTRIADDLSDVLVSRRSLVKDNIQLRSEVILLDQQVQQMASLTTENLRLRELLSGRQRIKNDVQLAELIGVNPDPFQHQIILGKGQEDGVFLGQPVLDARGVLGQVVDVSHYTCRVMLITDARHALPVEINRNGFRAIALGKGTLGELELEHVPDTADVRIGDLLVTSGLGGRFPYGYPVAKVTSVVRDPGRPFSIVKATPAARLDKSRHLLLVEPIIENRQEPVSQSNEGPNEVGSSEVKEPHE; encoded by the coding sequence ATGGTGAGTGATCTGAATCCATCTCGCACGCGTGAAGCGCGCAGTGTGCTTTCTCTTGTGATGACGCCTATTCAGTGGTTGGTCGATATGCCCACGAGAATAGCCGATGACCTCTCTGATGTTTTGGTCAGTAGGCGCTCTCTTGTTAAAGATAATATTCAGTTGCGATCTGAAGTTATTTTACTAGATCAACAGGTGCAGCAGATGGCTTCTCTGACAACCGAGAACTTACGTCTCCGAGAGCTATTAAGTGGTCGTCAGCGTATTAAAAATGATGTGCAACTTGCCGAATTGATTGGCGTAAACCCGGACCCATTTCAGCATCAGATTATTTTAGGAAAAGGCCAAGAAGATGGTGTTTTTCTTGGTCAGCCAGTGCTAGATGCGAGAGGGGTTCTTGGCCAAGTGGTCGATGTGTCGCACTATACTTGCCGAGTTATGCTGATCACAGATGCACGCCACGCTCTTCCTGTTGAGATTAATCGTAATGGATTTCGTGCTATTGCTTTAGGTAAAGGCACATTGGGTGAATTGGAATTAGAACATGTGCCCGATACTGCCGATGTTCGCATAGGTGATTTGTTGGTTACTTCTGGACTAGGGGGGCGCTTTCCATATGGATACCCAGTGGCGAAAGTAACCAGCGTAGTTCGTGATCCAGGACGTCCATTCTCCATTGTTAAAGCGACACCGGCCGCTCGTTTGGATAAAAGCAGGCATCTGTTGCTGGTGGAGCCGATTATTGAAAATCGACAAGAGCCTGTCAGTCAATCTAATGAGGGGCCTAATGAAGTGGGATCTTCTGAGGTGAAAGAACCACATGAGTGA
- the rng gene encoding ribonuclease G, translated as MATNVGEEILINFTPMETRVAVIENGMPQEIYVERSTKRGIVGNIYKGKVVRVLPGMQAAFIEIGLERAAFIHVEDVLPQQSSGEEKNSISISHVLREGQALVVQVTKDPIGTKGARLTTHISIPSRYLVYMPGNSHIGVSQRIEDVEERERLRSALQKCVALDESDTAGYILRTVAEGASETELVADVQFLKRLWKAIEAGAVTASVPSIVYEDLPLNMRALRDMAHAGIERIRIDSRETFQKAQSFSKALVPEIYDHLEYYPGERPIFDLYNVEDEMQRALGRKVDLKSGGYLIFDQTEAMTTVDVNTGGFVGHRNLEETIFKTNLEAATAIGRQLRLRNLGGIIIIDFIDMEMVEHQQQVLRTLERVLDRDHAKCKVTGVSELGLVEMTRKRTRESLEHILCEPCSQCQGRGSIKTPVTVCYEIFREILRQHRAYDTEAYLVLASAGVVEYLTDDASDHVAELEAFINKTIRFQVEAMYSPEQFDVVLR; from the coding sequence GTGGCAACAAACGTTGGAGAAGAAATACTGATTAATTTCACCCCGATGGAAACCCGTGTTGCTGTTATCGAAAACGGGATGCCTCAGGAAATCTATGTAGAGCGTTCAACAAAGCGCGGTATTGTCGGAAATATTTATAAAGGAAAAGTAGTTCGAGTGCTACCAGGCATGCAAGCTGCTTTTATTGAAATAGGCTTGGAACGAGCCGCTTTTATTCATGTTGAAGATGTGTTGCCTCAGCAGAGTAGTGGTGAAGAGAAAAATAGTATTTCTATTTCTCACGTCCTAAGAGAAGGCCAAGCGCTAGTTGTGCAGGTTACTAAAGACCCTATTGGTACTAAAGGGGCGCGTTTAACAACGCATATATCCATTCCTTCTCGTTATTTAGTGTATATGCCTGGAAATAGTCATATCGGTGTTTCCCAACGTATTGAAGATGTTGAAGAGCGTGAACGTTTACGCAGTGCATTACAAAAATGCGTTGCCTTGGATGAATCAGATACGGCTGGATATATTTTACGTACAGTTGCAGAAGGCGCTTCGGAAACCGAACTGGTTGCAGATGTTCAGTTTTTAAAGCGTTTGTGGAAGGCGATAGAAGCTGGAGCTGTTACCGCTTCTGTTCCCTCTATTGTTTATGAAGATTTGCCGTTGAATATGCGTGCCTTGAGGGATATGGCACATGCGGGTATTGAACGTATCAGAATAGATTCCCGAGAGACTTTTCAAAAAGCCCAATCCTTCTCGAAAGCTTTAGTCCCAGAGATATATGACCACCTTGAGTATTATCCCGGGGAAAGGCCGATCTTCGATCTCTATAACGTAGAAGATGAGATGCAAAGAGCGCTTGGGCGCAAAGTTGATCTGAAATCTGGTGGGTATTTGATTTTTGATCAGACAGAGGCGATGACAACCGTTGATGTAAATACTGGAGGCTTTGTTGGCCACCGTAATTTGGAAGAAACTATTTTCAAGACGAATCTTGAAGCAGCAACCGCTATCGGCAGACAGCTGCGTTTAAGAAATCTTGGCGGTATTATTATCATCGACTTTATTGATATGGAGATGGTTGAGCATCAGCAGCAAGTGCTAAGAACGCTTGAGCGAGTATTGGACCGCGATCATGCTAAATGTAAAGTTACGGGTGTTTCAGAGCTAGGGCTCGTAGAAATGACACGCAAGCGCACTCGAGAAAGCTTAGAGCATATTCTGTGTGAACCATGCAGTCAGTGCCAAGGCCGAGGTTCTATCAAAACACCTGTGACGGTGTGTTATGAGATTTTCCGCGAAATTTTACGCCAACATCGTGCCTATGACACCGAAGCGTATCTAGTTCTAGCGTCAGCTGGCGTGGTTGAGTATTTAACCGATGATGCTTCAGATCATGTTGCCGAGCTTGAAGCCTTTATTAATAAAACGATTCGTTTTCAAGTCGAAGCAATGTATAGCCCAGAGCAGTTTGATGTTGTGTTAAGGTAA
- a CDS encoding rod shape-determining protein, whose translation MFKKIRGLFSSDLSIDLGTANTLIFVRDKGIVLNEPSVVAIRQSGNQKSVAAVGKDAKRMLGRTPGNITAIRPMKDGVIADFHVTEKMLQYFISKVHDNSFFSPSPRVLVCVPCKSTQVERRAIKESALGAGAREVYLIEEPMAAAIGAGLPVEEASGSMVVDIGGGTTEIAVISLNGIVYAESVRIGGDRFDEAVVTYVRRNYGSLIGEATAERIKQEIGSAYPSKEVLEIDVRGRNLAEGIPRSFTLNSNEILEALQDPLSAIVQAVKSALEQCPPELASDIAEQGIVLTGGGSMLRHIDRLISEETGLPVILAEDPLTCVARGGGRALELLDKHAFELLTFE comes from the coding sequence ATGTTCAAAAAAATACGGGGTCTGTTTTCGAGCGACCTATCAATCGATCTGGGTACAGCAAATACGCTGATTTTTGTGCGCGATAAAGGCATTGTTCTTAACGAACCGTCGGTTGTTGCCATTAGGCAAAGCGGTAATCAGAAGTCTGTCGCTGCTGTAGGTAAAGATGCTAAACGCATGCTGGGCCGTACGCCGGGTAATATTACCGCGATCCGTCCAATGAAAGACGGTGTTATTGCAGACTTTCATGTTACTGAAAAAATGCTGCAATATTTTATTAGCAAAGTACATGACAACAGTTTTTTCTCGCCAAGTCCGCGAGTGCTTGTTTGTGTTCCCTGCAAATCAACGCAGGTAGAGCGCCGTGCTATTAAAGAATCTGCTTTAGGTGCTGGAGCACGTGAAGTCTATCTGATTGAAGAGCCAATGGCCGCTGCAATTGGTGCAGGCTTGCCCGTTGAAGAAGCCAGTGGTTCTATGGTTGTAGATATCGGCGGTGGTACTACTGAGATCGCTGTGATTTCTCTGAACGGTATCGTTTATGCTGAATCTGTGCGCATTGGTGGAGATCGCTTTGATGAAGCGGTTGTGACTTATGTGCGCCGTAACTACGGTAGCTTGATTGGTGAAGCAACAGCTGAACGTATCAAGCAAGAGATCGGTTCTGCTTATCCAAGCAAGGAAGTGCTTGAAATTGACGTTCGAGGCCGCAACCTTGCAGAAGGTATTCCGCGTAGCTTTACACTCAATAGCAATGAAATCCTTGAAGCATTGCAAGACCCGCTGTCTGCTATCGTTCAGGCTGTTAAGAGTGCTCTTGAACAGTGTCCTCCTGAGCTGGCGTCTGATATTGCTGAGCAAGGCATTGTCTTGACCGGTGGTGGCTCAATGTTGCGCCATATTGATCGTTTGATCAGTGAAGAGACAGGGCTGCCTGTTATTTTAGCTGAAGATCCTCTTACATGTGTAGCCCGTGGTGGTGGTCGAGCGCTGGAGTTGCTAGATAAGCACGCGTTTGAGCTGCTAACCTTCGAATAA
- a CDS encoding YhdP family protein, giving the protein MLNRLFHWVGWVLLVVLLLVAIAVALTRQFLPSIAEHKTAIEEYISDKAGTPITIQEVSAHWDGKYPTFHLQNIRTYSDSATGPEVDFSIHRVDAEIDLFASIFARFPIFSILNIDQTSVSLRQRDGRWGTLGTSSSSVSSDGLVRHVINMLVQQPEVSFTNARLSLHPQQGAVQKISPITFLLNNAGDQHYLYGSLTLALADSNSSNVEFAIETENLPVDPLLGDYKLYAKVSNFGQQLLNLDLVDLPFDIKDLDMGTELWGRWSNQRVEALQGQLSIKRLSFEQESLENIIDSAVTFALQPTSAEKFKLVISDLLVQNSQARIEMPFISTDISLNKGKVLLHQANLKELDLAMWSQWFLGKPYMPESLDDALLKLQPQGSIKNVTVVWADPHNLAKLQGEGDLRGVSVDDYYGAPVLKNVTGRIAFTEISGDIDLDTESFVMGFPGIFSENWEYREASGRVSWIIEEREGHSSPVVTVNSSLLNLENESLSASGRFSMYLPLDRMHQTELTLLIALKNADAKQAPLYIPPAEVGESLHRWVSAAIKEGTVKDGMLLLRAGTRSLEGRLPPTVQLYFDVERATVKFQPDWPVVKQADMTISLDGEALDITASTGVLLNSRASKIQVHLPARSDQLSVKTSVLGDAKDIFTLLKTTSLHDLVGDGLDSWSLSGKHKTEVAVLLPLSEKGVPIVKVSSRFDKGRFESVSEKLVFNDVSGDLDFSTEKGLSSNNVKASFMNAPVAVRIEPVEKTQQLPEVTRVYLSGKISIDALKKQTELSLLNSAKGAAVINARLDLCSGVATCNKLVVDSSLKGVELQAPAPFGKTADAMMPLQIVGQLGSDSPVWRYKLGSQLRGVTKSIESASRTRLSFGGERPQEPVEAGIWVDGAIDQVDLAQLKAFMVQNNWWSSESLSDSQGGLKQLALHIGRLSAGDVQVGNVDLVVNAEGSNQTAIGFVSPKVAGEILFPKEGSTAYIVNLDHWYLDKNQEPSKGDNALKQEIFDTSEWPLVQLSINKLYLDSKPVGQWRMEIEPDPAGQLTVKNIAGRFGKFSLTGDAGWRLKGGQPASYMNIALQGGDLGTLLNNFGYEGVIESQSTNITSDVSWSGYPWGFETRNLNGNFKMLLKKGRIIETGQHSNILRLFGILNLNTVVRRLQLNFTDLVKAGVAFDRVSAHYLLNSGIAYSQEPFSLDGPSANVNMQGSINIVDQTLDSEVDVVLPVTSNLPVAAVLLGAPQIAGAVFLLDKLIGDKFERVSTIKYQLSGPWVEPDVKSITPLAAKSSNDTSGQEGDKK; this is encoded by the coding sequence ATGCTGAATCGTCTCTTTCACTGGGTAGGTTGGGTATTGTTGGTGGTTTTGCTGTTAGTCGCAATCGCAGTGGCCCTTACTCGACAGTTCCTACCATCCATCGCCGAACACAAAACTGCGATAGAAGAATATATTTCAGATAAAGCAGGTACACCTATTACCATACAGGAGGTCTCTGCACATTGGGATGGGAAGTACCCCACTTTTCATTTACAAAATATTCGTACCTATAGTGATTCTGCTACAGGGCCTGAGGTTGATTTTAGCATTCATCGGGTAGATGCTGAGATTGATCTTTTTGCCTCAATATTTGCTCGCTTTCCTATATTTTCTATCTTAAATATTGATCAAACGTCTGTATCTCTTCGCCAGCGTGATGGACGATGGGGAACGTTAGGCACGAGCTCTTCTTCGGTGAGTAGTGATGGTCTTGTTAGGCACGTTATTAATATGCTGGTTCAGCAGCCTGAAGTCTCTTTTACTAATGCGCGTTTATCTTTGCATCCTCAGCAGGGAGCTGTCCAGAAAATATCCCCTATTACCTTCTTATTAAATAATGCAGGTGATCAGCATTATCTATATGGGTCTTTAACGTTAGCACTCGCTGATAGTAATTCATCGAATGTTGAATTTGCTATTGAAACAGAGAATCTTCCTGTTGATCCTTTGTTGGGTGATTATAAGCTTTATGCAAAAGTTAGTAATTTTGGGCAGCAACTACTGAACCTTGATTTAGTGGATTTACCATTTGATATAAAAGACCTAGATATGGGCACTGAGCTTTGGGGACGCTGGAGTAATCAGCGTGTTGAAGCTTTACAAGGGCAATTGAGTATCAAGCGTTTATCTTTTGAGCAGGAGTCATTGGAGAATATTATTGATAGTGCCGTTACCTTTGCGCTTCAGCCCACTTCTGCAGAAAAGTTTAAGCTTGTGATTTCCGACCTGTTAGTACAAAACAGCCAAGCAAGAATAGAAATGCCTTTTATATCAACTGATATTAGCTTGAATAAAGGAAAAGTATTACTGCATCAAGCGAACCTTAAAGAGTTAGATTTAGCCATGTGGTCGCAATGGTTTCTTGGTAAGCCTTATATGCCTGAGAGCTTAGATGATGCGTTACTTAAGTTACAGCCTCAGGGGAGTATTAAGAACGTAACGGTAGTTTGGGCCGACCCGCATAACCTAGCAAAGCTGCAAGGTGAGGGTGATCTTCGTGGAGTGAGTGTTGATGACTATTATGGCGCTCCAGTTTTAAAAAATGTGACAGGGCGCATCGCTTTTACTGAAATCTCTGGCGATATTGATTTAGATACTGAGTCATTTGTAATGGGGTTTCCTGGGATATTTTCTGAAAACTGGGAGTACCGTGAAGCGAGTGGTCGCGTTAGTTGGATTATTGAAGAAAGAGAGGGGCATTCGAGTCCTGTCGTTACGGTAAATAGCAGTTTATTGAACCTGGAAAATGAATCATTGAGTGCGTCTGGTCGGTTTAGCATGTATCTACCATTAGACCGTATGCATCAAACTGAGCTGACGTTGCTGATTGCGCTGAAGAATGCAGACGCCAAACAAGCACCTTTATATATACCTCCTGCGGAAGTGGGAGAGTCTTTGCACCGCTGGGTATCAGCGGCGATTAAAGAGGGCACTGTCAAAGATGGTATGTTGCTTTTACGCGCAGGTACTCGCAGCTTAGAAGGGCGTTTACCTCCTACCGTACAACTCTACTTTGATGTTGAGCGTGCTACGGTGAAGTTTCAACCAGATTGGCCTGTTGTTAAGCAGGCCGATATGACGATCAGTTTGGATGGAGAGGCATTAGATATTACTGCCAGTACGGGAGTGTTATTAAATAGCCGTGCAAGCAAGATTCAAGTGCACTTACCTGCTAGGTCGGATCAGCTGAGTGTTAAAACGTCGGTGCTGGGTGATGCTAAAGATATTTTTACTTTGCTTAAAACTACATCACTGCATGACTTAGTAGGTGATGGTCTTGATTCATGGTCATTGTCAGGCAAGCATAAAACAGAAGTTGCTGTGCTGCTACCTCTATCCGAAAAGGGAGTTCCAATTGTTAAGGTTTCTTCGCGTTTTGATAAGGGGCGTTTTGAAAGCGTATCAGAAAAGTTAGTTTTTAATGACGTTTCTGGAGATCTCGATTTTTCGACTGAGAAAGGCCTCTCTAGCAACAACGTTAAGGCATCTTTTATGAATGCACCTGTTGCTGTGCGGATTGAACCTGTAGAAAAAACGCAGCAGCTTCCTGAAGTGACTCGGGTGTATCTTTCTGGAAAAATTTCTATAGACGCGTTAAAAAAGCAAACAGAATTATCTTTATTAAACAGTGCTAAAGGAGCTGCTGTTATTAATGCTCGTTTGGACCTATGTTCCGGCGTAGCTACATGTAACAAGTTAGTCGTTGACTCCAGCTTGAAGGGGGTTGAACTACAAGCCCCCGCTCCGTTTGGGAAAACCGCTGATGCTATGATGCCGTTGCAGATTGTAGGTCAGTTAGGGAGTGATAGTCCTGTTTGGCGATATAAGCTAGGTAGCCAGCTGCGTGGTGTTACAAAGTCTATTGAGAGCGCTTCAAGAACGCGTCTTAGCTTTGGTGGAGAGCGCCCTCAGGAACCCGTTGAAGCAGGCATATGGGTAGATGGCGCTATTGATCAGGTTGACCTTGCTCAGCTGAAGGCTTTTATGGTTCAAAATAACTGGTGGAGTAGCGAAAGCCTTTCCGATTCACAAGGTGGTTTGAAGCAGTTGGCGTTACATATCGGGCGCTTATCGGCAGGGGATGTGCAAGTCGGTAATGTTGATCTAGTTGTCAATGCTGAAGGTAGCAACCAAACTGCTATTGGTTTTGTAAGCCCTAAAGTTGCCGGTGAGATACTTTTTCCTAAAGAGGGTAGCACTGCTTATATTGTGAATTTAGACCACTGGTATTTGGATAAAAACCAAGAACCCTCAAAAGGTGATAATGCACTTAAACAAGAGATTTTTGATACTAGTGAATGGCCGTTAGTGCAGCTTTCTATTAATAAGTTGTATCTTGACTCTAAACCAGTAGGGCAGTGGCGTATGGAAATTGAGCCAGACCCTGCTGGCCAGCTAACAGTTAAAAACATTGCTGGGCGTTTCGGTAAATTCTCACTAACAGGTGATGCAGGGTGGCGCTTAAAAGGTGGCCAGCCCGCTAGTTATATGAATATAGCGTTACAAGGAGGGGACCTAGGTACGCTTTTGAATAACTTTGGCTATGAAGGTGTCATTGAGTCGCAGTCAACAAATATCACCAGTGATGTTTCATGGTCAGGGTATCCGTGGGGTTTTGAAACTAGAAACTTAAACGGAAATTTTAAGATGTTACTGAAGAAAGGGCGAATTATTGAAACAGGGCAGCACAGTAATATATTACGTTTATTTGGCATTCTAAATCTCAATACTGTGGTTCGAAGGTTGCAACTTAATTTTACTGACTTGGTAAAAGCGGGCGTAGCGTTTGATCGTGTAAGCGCACACTACTTGCTTAACAGTGGTATCGCCTATAGTCAGGAACCATTTTCTCTTGATGGGCCTTCCGCTAATGTGAATATGCAAGGAAGTATCAATATTGTGGATCAGACGTTGGATAGCGAAGTTGATGTAGTCTTACCTGTAACAAGTAACTTGCCTGTTGCGGCAGTGTTGCTGGGAGCTCCTCAAATTGCGGGTGCTGTATTTTTACTGGATAAGCTTATCGGTGATAAGTTTGAGAGAGTGTCCACAATAAAGTACCAATTATCAGGTCCATGGGTTGAGCCAGATGTTAAATCAATTACCCCTTTAGCTGCTAAATCTTCTAATGACACCTCAGGGCAAGAAGGGGATAAAAAATGA
- a CDS encoding Maf family protein, with amino-acid sequence MCELILASASPRRKELLAQIGVVFKQSSVDINEDVLPGELPADYVQRLACEKSKEGFLRNGQQCAVLGADTTVVIDGYILGKPESEDQAVVMLQQLSGRTHQVMTGIALTNNGFTDSQVVVTHVTFKTLDAELCHRYWKTKEPCDKAGGYGIQGFGAIFVEKIEGSYSNVVGLPLAETSELLNKVGIKVWQY; translated from the coding sequence ATGTGTGAGCTTATTTTGGCTTCGGCCTCCCCGCGCCGAAAAGAGTTATTGGCACAGATAGGTGTCGTTTTTAAGCAGAGTAGTGTTGATATCAATGAGGATGTTTTGCCCGGTGAGTTGCCCGCAGATTATGTGCAGCGTTTAGCGTGTGAAAAATCAAAGGAAGGCTTTCTTCGAAATGGGCAGCAGTGTGCGGTATTAGGTGCAGATACCACGGTCGTTATTGATGGATATATATTAGGTAAACCTGAATCTGAAGATCAAGCCGTCGTAATGTTGCAGCAACTCTCTGGTCGGACGCATCAAGTTATGACGGGTATCGCATTGACGAATAACGGCTTTACCGATAGCCAGGTTGTTGTTACCCATGTTACTTTTAAAACATTAGATGCTGAATTATGCCATCGCTATTGGAAAACCAAAGAGCCATGCGACAAAGCAGGTGGTTATGGTATTCAAGGTTTTGGGGCAATTTTTGTTGAAAAGATAGAAGGGAGTTATTCAAACGTTGTTGGTTTGCCTTTGGCAGAAACGTCGGAACTCTTAAATAAGGTCGGAATCAAAGTTTGGCAATATTAA
- the gatA gene encoding Asp-tRNA(Asn)/Glu-tRNA(Gln) amidotransferase subunit GatA, giving the protein MLNKTLAELAKGLEQGEFSSVELTQSYLERIKREDSKYNSYITVTEELALTQATAADETRSAGNATSMTGLPIAHKDIFCTQGVRTSAGSKMLDNFVSPYDATVVRQFNAAGAVTLGKTNMDEFAMGSSNESSFYGPSRNPWNTDHVPGGSSGGSAAAIAAGLAPAATGTDTGGSIRQPAAFCNLTGLKPTYGRVSRYGMIAYASSLDQGGPMAQTAEDAAMMMNVMAGLDPLDSTSADRQVPDYTANLDAPLAGLKIGLPKEFFSASLNPEMATLIHNAVKEYEALGATVKEVSLPNTALSVPAYYIIAPAEASSNLSRFDGVRYGYRCEDPTDLEDMYKRTRGEGFGTEVKRRIMVGTYALSEGFYDAYYKKAQQIRRLIQEDFIRVLSEVDVIMGPTTPTPAFKLGEKTSDPVEMYMEDIFTLSLNLAGLPGMSIPCGMNNGLPVGLQIIGNYFAEEKLLNVAHKFQQATDWHTQKPAGL; this is encoded by the coding sequence ATGTTGAATAAAACACTGGCCGAATTGGCCAAAGGGCTTGAACAAGGCGAATTCAGTAGCGTTGAACTAACTCAGTCATACCTTGAGCGTATTAAACGCGAAGACAGTAAATACAATAGCTACATTACTGTCACAGAAGAGCTTGCGCTAACACAAGCCACTGCCGCTGATGAAACTCGCTCAGCAGGCAACGCTACTAGCATGACCGGCTTGCCCATCGCTCATAAGGATATTTTTTGTACTCAAGGCGTACGCACCAGTGCTGGCTCTAAAATGCTGGATAACTTCGTCTCTCCTTACGATGCGACTGTAGTTCGCCAATTTAATGCAGCGGGTGCAGTCACACTGGGCAAAACCAACATGGATGAGTTCGCCATGGGCTCATCCAATGAATCTAGCTTTTACGGCCCTTCTCGCAACCCTTGGAACACTGACCATGTACCTGGTGGCTCATCGGGCGGCTCCGCAGCTGCTATTGCCGCAGGCCTAGCACCAGCAGCAACCGGTACAGATACGGGTGGATCCATTCGCCAGCCCGCTGCCTTTTGTAACCTAACCGGCCTTAAACCTACTTATGGCCGCGTCTCTCGTTACGGAATGATTGCCTATGCATCATCATTAGACCAAGGCGGCCCAATGGCGCAAACGGCTGAAGATGCCGCCATGATGATGAATGTCATGGCAGGTCTTGACCCTCTAGACTCCACCAGTGCAGACCGTCAGGTTCCTGACTACACGGCTAACCTAGATGCACCACTAGCAGGCTTAAAAATAGGCTTACCAAAAGAGTTTTTCTCTGCCAGCCTTAATCCTGAAATGGCCACGCTGATTCATAACGCTGTCAAAGAATATGAAGCATTAGGCGCGACGGTTAAAGAAGTCAGCCTACCCAATACAGCATTATCTGTTCCTGCCTATTACATCATTGCACCGGCAGAAGCATCGTCTAACTTATCTCGTTTTGATGGTGTGCGTTACGGCTATCGCTGCGAAGACCCTACAGATCTCGAAGATATGTACAAACGTACGCGCGGAGAAGGGTTTGGCACAGAGGTTAAGCGCCGCATCATGGTAGGCACCTATGCCCTATCTGAAGGATTTTATGATGCTTACTACAAAAAAGCACAACAGATCCGCCGTCTGATCCAAGAAGATTTTATACGCGTACTGTCTGAAGTCGATGTCATCATGGGGCCAACAACCCCAACTCCTGCTTTTAAGCTGGGCGAAAAAACATCCGACCCTGTCGAAATGTATATGGAAGATATCTTCACGCTATCGCTAAACCTTGCAGGCTTACCGGGCATGTCTATCCCTTGCGGCATGAATAACGGTCTACCTGTGGGCTTACAGATTATTGGCAACTACTTTGCCGAAGAAAAACTTCTCAACGTCGCCCACAAATTCCAGCAGGCAACTGACTGGCACACCCAAAAGCCTGCAGGTCTTTAA
- a CDS encoding carbon-nitrogen hydrolase family protein, whose product MTHVAVVQMVSGSDVEINLNRAEVLIREAVSEGAKLVLLPENFALFDSQQLYSLAEDEKAYNRGACWLSGLSKSLGIWLFAGSFPLLGSNAANRKVRSALQVFDPAGRCVARYDKRHLFDVDVSDNQGVYLESAFVEAGDEFVVVETEVGKVGLSICYDLRFPKHFWKLRELGADIIVVPSAFTEVTGKAHWEVLLRARAVETQCYILGANQGGAA is encoded by the coding sequence ATGACCCATGTAGCAGTTGTGCAAATGGTGTCTGGTTCTGATGTTGAAATAAACTTGAATAGAGCTGAAGTTCTTATACGTGAAGCTGTATCTGAAGGCGCCAAGCTCGTATTGTTGCCAGAAAATTTTGCACTTTTTGATAGTCAGCAGCTTTACTCGTTGGCTGAGGATGAGAAAGCGTATAACAGGGGCGCTTGTTGGTTAAGTGGCCTTTCAAAATCTCTGGGAATTTGGCTGTTTGCAGGGAGTTTTCCTCTGCTTGGTAGCAACGCAGCTAATCGAAAAGTACGTTCTGCTTTGCAAGTTTTTGACCCTGCCGGTAGGTGTGTTGCGCGTTATGATAAGCGTCATCTGTTTGATGTTGATGTCAGTGATAATCAGGGTGTATACCTAGAGTCAGCATTTGTTGAGGCTGGAGATGAGTTCGTTGTAGTTGAAACAGAAGTAGGAAAGGTTGGATTGAGTATCTGTTATGACTTACGTTTTCCTAAGCATTTTTGGAAATTGAGAGAGCTGGGTGCGGATATTATTGTTGTGCCTTCTGCTTTTACTGAAGTCACGGGCAAAGCCCATTGGGAGGTTCTATTAAGAGCCCGCGCTGTTGAGACGCAATGCTATATTCTTGGGGCAAATCAGGGGGGGGCAGCATAG